The following proteins are encoded in a genomic region of Nocardioides renjunii:
- the tal gene encoding transaldolase has product MNDRLKALADAGVSIWLDDLSRERLETGNLADLVQNRHVVGVTSNPAIFQSALAKGERYDAQVRELAAQDADVDKATLVITTDDVREACKGMRPVFDATDGVDGRVSIEVSPGLAHDTGETVTEAAILHKTVGEPNVMIKIPGTKEGWPAITETLAAGISVNVTLIFGLEQYRNVMEAYVTGLERASDNGHDLSGIHSVASFFVSRVDSEIDKRLEATTGGPGTDPALRGKAGVANARLAFQMYEDFFQGERWAALEAKGARKQRPLWASTGVKNPDYDDTMYVVDLVAADTVNTMPEKTLDAVADHGEVRGDRIRPFYDDAAAHMQALADAGIDYDDVIKALIKEGVDKFVVAWDELQETLAASLEAARA; this is encoded by the coding sequence ATGAACGACCGTCTCAAGGCCCTGGCTGACGCCGGGGTGTCCATCTGGCTCGACGACCTGTCCCGCGAGCGCCTCGAGACCGGCAACCTCGCCGACCTCGTCCAGAACCGGCACGTCGTCGGCGTGACGTCCAACCCGGCGATCTTCCAGTCGGCGCTGGCAAAGGGCGAGCGCTACGACGCCCAGGTCCGGGAGCTGGCGGCGCAGGACGCCGACGTCGACAAGGCGACCCTCGTCATCACCACCGACGACGTGCGTGAGGCCTGCAAGGGCATGCGCCCGGTCTTCGACGCCACCGACGGCGTCGACGGCCGCGTCTCCATCGAGGTCTCCCCCGGTCTCGCCCACGACACGGGCGAGACCGTCACCGAGGCGGCGATCCTCCACAAGACCGTCGGCGAGCCCAACGTGATGATCAAGATCCCGGGGACGAAGGAGGGCTGGCCCGCGATCACGGAGACCCTCGCGGCCGGCATCTCGGTCAACGTGACCCTCATCTTCGGGCTCGAGCAGTACCGCAACGTGATGGAGGCATACGTCACCGGTCTGGAACGGGCGTCCGACAACGGCCATGACCTGAGCGGCATCCACTCGGTCGCGTCGTTCTTCGTCTCCCGCGTCGACTCGGAGATCGACAAGCGCCTCGAGGCGACGACCGGGGGCCCGGGCACCGACCCGGCGCTGCGGGGCAAGGCCGGCGTCGCCAACGCCCGCCTGGCCTTCCAGATGTACGAGGACTTCTTCCAGGGCGAGCGCTGGGCCGCGCTCGAGGCCAAGGGCGCGCGCAAGCAGCGGCCGCTGTGGGCCTCCACCGGCGTGAAGAACCCGGACTACGACGACACCATGTACGTCGTCGACCTGGTCGCCGCCGACACCGTCAACACGATGCCCGAGAAGACCCTCGACGCGGTCGCCGACCACGGCGAGGTGCGCGGTGACCGCATCCGGCCGTTCTACGACGACGCCGCCGCTCACATGCAGGCGCTGGCCGACGCCGGCATCGACTACGACGACGTCATCAAGGCCCTCATCAAGGAGGGCGTCGACAAGTTCGTCGTCGCCTGGGACGAGCTGCAGGAGACCCTCGCCGCGTCGCTCGAGGCCGCGCGGGCATGA
- the pgi gene encoding glucose-6-phosphate isomerase, with protein MTEGPVDPTTTDAWSRLTGLAQAPRADLRDALTTSWVEQQSLDAADLHVDLSKNLFDDDVEAALLALADEVDLVGRRDAMFAGEHINVTEDRAVLHTALRLPREATLTVDGTDVVADVHEVLARVYAFADQVRSGDWTGVTGKRIQTVVNIGIGGSDLGPVMAYEALEPYRQDGLSCRFISNIDPTDAGQALTGLDPETTLFIVSSKTFGTLETLTNARLCRTWLLEHLPAGSDPAAAVAQHFVAVSTALDKVADFGIDPDNAFGFWDWVGGRYSMDSAIGLSLVVAIGPEHFADLLAGFHAMDEHFHTMPAEDNVPLKMGLLNVWYTNFLGAHTHAVLPYSQLLHRFPAYLQQLTMESNGKGVRWDGEAVGYDTGEVFWGEPGTNGQHAFYQLIHQGTRLVPADFIAFARPAYPLVDEPEEGERVDVHELLLANFLAQTKALAFGRTADEVRAEGVAEELVAARTFPGNRPTTSIMAPALTPAVLGQLVALYEHVTFVQGAVWGIDSFDQWGVELGKQLAQELRPAVAGDASVAAEQDPSTQSLIAYYQEQRR; from the coding sequence ATGACCGAGGGGCCGGTCGACCCGACGACCACGGACGCCTGGTCACGGCTGACCGGGCTGGCGCAGGCCCCCCGGGCCGACCTGCGCGACGCCCTGACGACGTCGTGGGTCGAGCAGCAGTCGCTGGACGCGGCCGACCTCCACGTCGACCTGTCGAAGAACCTGTTCGACGACGACGTGGAGGCCGCCCTGCTGGCCCTCGCCGACGAGGTGGACCTGGTCGGGCGTCGGGACGCGATGTTCGCCGGCGAGCACATCAACGTCACGGAGGACCGTGCGGTGCTCCACACCGCGCTGCGGCTGCCGCGCGAGGCGACGCTGACGGTCGACGGCACCGACGTCGTGGCCGACGTGCACGAGGTGCTCGCCCGCGTCTACGCCTTCGCCGACCAGGTCCGCTCCGGCGACTGGACGGGCGTGACCGGCAAGCGGATCCAGACGGTCGTCAACATCGGCATCGGCGGGTCCGACCTCGGCCCGGTCATGGCCTACGAGGCGCTCGAGCCCTACCGCCAGGACGGGCTCTCCTGCCGCTTCATCAGCAACATCGACCCGACCGACGCGGGGCAGGCGCTCACCGGGCTCGACCCGGAGACCACGCTCTTCATCGTCTCCAGCAAGACGTTCGGGACGCTGGAGACGCTCACCAATGCGCGCCTGTGCCGGACGTGGCTGCTCGAGCACCTGCCGGCCGGCAGCGACCCGGCCGCCGCGGTCGCGCAGCACTTCGTGGCGGTCTCGACCGCCCTCGACAAGGTCGCCGACTTCGGCATCGACCCCGACAACGCGTTCGGCTTCTGGGACTGGGTCGGCGGGCGCTACTCGATGGACTCGGCCATCGGCCTCTCCCTGGTCGTGGCCATCGGCCCGGAGCACTTCGCCGACCTGCTCGCCGGCTTCCACGCGATGGACGAGCACTTCCACACGATGCCGGCCGAGGACAACGTGCCGCTCAAGATGGGGCTGCTCAACGTCTGGTACACCAACTTCCTCGGCGCCCACACCCACGCCGTCCTGCCCTACTCGCAGCTGCTGCACCGGTTCCCGGCCTACCTCCAGCAGCTGACCATGGAGTCCAACGGCAAGGGCGTGCGGTGGGACGGCGAGGCCGTCGGCTACGACACGGGCGAGGTCTTCTGGGGCGAGCCGGGCACCAACGGCCAGCACGCCTTCTACCAGCTGATCCACCAGGGCACCCGCCTCGTGCCGGCGGACTTCATCGCCTTCGCGCGGCCGGCGTACCCCCTCGTCGACGAGCCCGAGGAGGGCGAGCGCGTCGACGTCCACGAGCTGCTGCTCGCCAACTTCCTGGCGCAGACCAAGGCGCTCGCCTTCGGCCGCACCGCCGACGAGGTCCGCGCCGAGGGCGTGGCGGAGGAGCTCGTCGCCGCTCGCACCTTCCCGGGCAACCGGCCGACCACCTCGATCATGGCGCCGGCGCTCACCCCGGCCGTCCTCGGGCAGCTGGTCGCGCTCTACGAGCACGTCACGTTCGTGCAGGGCGCCGTCTGGGGCATCGACAGCTTCGACCAGTGGGGCGTCGAGCTCGGCAAGCAGCTGGCGCAGGAGCTGCGGCCGGCGGTGGCGGGCGACGCGTCGGTCGCGGCGGAGCAGGACCCCTCCACCCAGTCCCTGATCGCCTACTACCAGGAGCAGCGACGCTGA
- the zwf gene encoding glucose-6-phosphate dehydrogenase yields MASTPRPNPLRDPQDRRLPRIAGPSSLVLFGVTGDLSRKKVMPAIYDLANRGLLPPGFSLVGFARRDWEDQDFAQIVYDAVKANARTPFREEVWRQLSEGFRFVSGNFDDDEAFDTLRRTMHELEEVRGTGGNTAFYLAIPPSFFGVVVDQLKEHGLAEQAADADGVQPWRRVVVEKPFGHDLESARELNAVLDGVFPPESVFRIDHYLGKETVQNILAMRFANNMFEPIWNANYVDHVQITMAEDIGIGGRAGYYDGIGAARDVIQNHLLQLMALVAMEEPTSFDAESLRLEKQKVLSSVVLPSRLDITTARGQYSPGWQGGEKVIGFLEEEGIRRTSRTETFAAITLHVDTRRWAGVPFYLRTGKRLGRRVTEVAVVFKRAPHLPFNATSTEELTQNALVIRVQPDEGLTMRFGSKVPGTAMEIRDVNMDFAYGGSFTEASAEAYERLILDVLLGDPPLFPRHEEVELSWKILDPILEHWARKGKPEAYPSGTWGPESADKMLAREGRTWRRP; encoded by the coding sequence ATGGCCTCCACACCCCGCCCCAACCCGCTGCGCGACCCGCAGGACCGCCGGCTGCCGCGCATCGCCGGGCCGTCGAGCCTGGTGCTGTTCGGCGTGACCGGCGACCTGTCGCGCAAGAAGGTCATGCCGGCCATCTACGACCTGGCCAACCGCGGGCTGCTGCCGCCCGGCTTCTCGCTGGTCGGGTTCGCGCGGCGCGACTGGGAGGACCAGGACTTCGCGCAGATCGTCTACGACGCGGTCAAGGCCAACGCGCGTACGCCGTTCCGCGAGGAGGTGTGGCGCCAGCTCTCGGAGGGCTTCCGCTTCGTGTCGGGCAACTTCGACGACGACGAGGCGTTCGATACCCTGCGCCGCACCATGCACGAGCTCGAGGAGGTCCGCGGCACCGGCGGCAACACCGCCTTCTACCTGGCCATCCCGCCGTCGTTCTTCGGCGTCGTGGTCGACCAGCTCAAGGAGCACGGCCTCGCCGAGCAGGCCGCCGACGCCGACGGCGTGCAGCCGTGGCGACGCGTCGTGGTCGAGAAGCCGTTCGGCCACGACCTCGAGTCGGCGCGCGAGCTCAACGCCGTGCTCGACGGCGTCTTCCCTCCCGAGTCGGTCTTCCGCATCGACCACTACCTCGGCAAGGAGACGGTGCAGAACATCCTGGCGATGCGCTTCGCCAACAACATGTTCGAGCCGATCTGGAACGCCAACTACGTCGACCACGTGCAGATCACGATGGCCGAGGACATCGGCATCGGCGGCCGGGCCGGCTACTACGACGGCATCGGCGCCGCCCGTGACGTCATCCAGAACCACCTGCTGCAGCTGATGGCACTGGTGGCGATGGAGGAGCCGACGTCGTTCGACGCCGAGAGCCTGCGGCTGGAGAAGCAGAAGGTCCTCTCCTCCGTCGTGCTGCCCTCGCGGCTGGACATCACCACGGCCCGCGGGCAGTACAGCCCCGGCTGGCAGGGCGGCGAGAAGGTGATCGGCTTCCTCGAGGAGGAGGGCATCCGTCGCACGTCCAGGACCGAGACCTTCGCCGCCATCACGCTGCACGTCGACACCCGGCGGTGGGCCGGCGTGCCGTTCTACCTCCGCACCGGCAAGCGCCTCGGCCGCCGGGTCACCGAGGTGGCCGTGGTCTTCAAGAGGGCGCCGCACCTGCCGTTCAACGCGACGTCGACCGAGGAGCTCACGCAGAACGCCCTGGTGATCCGCGTGCAGCCCGACGAGGGCCTGACGATGCGCTTCGGCTCCAAGGTCCCCGGCACGGCGATGGAGATCCGCGACGTCAACATGGACTTCGCCTACGGCGGTTCCTTCACCGAGGCGAGCGCCGAGGCCTACGAGCGCCTGATCCTCGACGTGCTGCTCGGCGACCCGCCGCTGTTCCCGCGCCACGAGGAGGTCGAGCTGTCCTGGAAGATCCTCGACCCGATCCTCGAGCACTGGGCCCGCAAGGGGAAGCCGGAGGCCTACCCGTCCGGCACCTGGGGGCCGGAGTCGGCCGACAAGATGCTCGCCCGCGAAGGACGCACCTGGAGAAGGCCATGA
- a CDS encoding glucose-6-phosphate dehydrogenase assembly protein OpcA gives MTMFELQNTTSSKIAAEFVRARTRAGSPAMGMVMTLIIVVPDEDAEAAMQAAQRASREHPARVLGIILGDARGKPQVDATVGTGGGWGGETALIRLRGEVVRYAESVVLPLLLPDSPVAIWWPTEPPDDPADDPLGALARRRITDSAAATRGKSSVMHRQCQSYAPGNTDLSWTRLTPWRALLAAALDQHPVKVARASVSAERISPSADLLVAWLNDRLRVPVERHTSEGPGITQVVMDTKQGPITITREDGRLATFSSPGRPDRPVALKRREVPALLSEELRRLDEDDVYAATARRLVALEKES, from the coding sequence ATGACGATGTTCGAGCTGCAGAACACCACCTCGTCCAAGATCGCCGCGGAGTTCGTACGCGCCCGCACCCGTGCCGGGTCCCCGGCGATGGGCATGGTGATGACGCTGATCATCGTCGTGCCCGACGAGGACGCCGAGGCCGCGATGCAAGCCGCCCAGCGGGCCTCGCGCGAGCACCCGGCCCGCGTGCTGGGCATCATCCTCGGCGACGCGCGCGGCAAGCCCCAGGTCGACGCGACCGTCGGCACCGGCGGTGGCTGGGGCGGCGAGACCGCGCTCATCCGGTTGCGCGGCGAGGTGGTGCGCTACGCCGAGTCCGTGGTGCTGCCGCTGCTGCTGCCGGACTCCCCCGTGGCGATCTGGTGGCCCACCGAGCCGCCCGACGACCCGGCCGACGACCCGCTGGGGGCGCTGGCGCGGCGACGCATCACCGACTCGGCGGCTGCCACCCGTGGCAAGTCCTCGGTCATGCACCGCCAGTGCCAGTCCTACGCGCCCGGCAACACCGACCTCAGCTGGACGCGCCTCACGCCGTGGCGGGCGCTGCTCGCCGCGGCCCTCGACCAGCACCCGGTCAAGGTGGCGCGCGCCTCGGTCTCGGCCGAGCGGATCAGCCCGAGCGCCGACCTGCTCGTGGCCTGGCTCAACGACCGCCTGCGCGTGCCGGTGGAGCGGCACACCTCCGAGGGGCCGGGGATCACCCAGGTCGTGATGGACACCAAGCAGGGACCGATCACGATCACCCGCGAGGACGGCCGGCTGGCGACGTTCTCCTCCCCCGGCCGCCCGGACCGCCCGGTGGCCCTCAAGCGCCGGGAGGTGCCCGCGCTGCTCAGCGAGGAGCTGCGCCGTCTCGACGAGGACGACGTCTACGCCGCCACCGCCCGCCGGCTCGTCGCGCTCGAGAAGGAGTCCTGA
- the pgl gene encoding 6-phosphogluconolactonase → MTDAPRVSRHQDADVLVGDVASALLDRIETAQARGDVPHVALTGGSIAESLHRELARRAPDSSVDWSRVEFWWGDERFVTADSPDRNALPARSEFLDVVGVDPAHVHEVPSSDQVATAEESAAAYAETLRARGVESFEVMILGLGPDGHCASLFPGHPGLAVSGVAVTAVHDSPKPPPDRVTLTFEALNRARSVWFIASGEGKAEAVARALADEGSVEETPARGVRGHETVWWLDEPAASALPTLPA, encoded by the coding sequence ATGACCGACGCCCCCCGGGTCAGCCGGCACCAGGACGCCGACGTCCTCGTCGGCGACGTGGCCTCGGCCCTCCTCGACCGGATCGAGACCGCGCAGGCGCGCGGCGACGTCCCGCACGTCGCGCTCACGGGCGGCTCGATCGCCGAGTCGCTGCACCGCGAGCTCGCGCGGCGCGCCCCGGACTCGTCGGTGGACTGGTCGCGCGTGGAGTTCTGGTGGGGTGACGAGCGGTTCGTGACCGCCGACTCGCCCGACCGCAACGCGCTCCCGGCCCGCAGCGAGTTCCTCGACGTCGTCGGCGTCGACCCTGCGCACGTGCACGAGGTGCCGTCGAGCGACCAGGTCGCCACCGCCGAGGAGTCGGCCGCGGCCTACGCCGAGACGCTACGGGCCCGCGGCGTCGAGTCGTTCGAGGTGATGATCCTCGGGCTCGGGCCCGACGGGCACTGCGCGTCGCTCTTCCCCGGCCACCCGGGCCTCGCGGTGTCGGGCGTCGCCGTGACGGCCGTCCACGACTCCCCCAAGCCGCCGCCCGACCGCGTGACCCTGACCTTCGAGGCGCTCAACCGCGCCCGATCGGTCTGGTTCATCGCCAGCGGCGAGGGCAAGGCCGAGGCCGTCGCCCGCGCCCTGGCCGACGAGGGATCGGTCGAGGAGACCCCCGCGCGGGGGGTCCGCGGGCACGAGACGGTCTGGTGGCTCGACGAACCCGCCGCCTCCGCCCTCCCCACCCTCCCCGCCTGA
- a CDS encoding RNA polymerase-binding protein RbpA, translating to MAGGGNAIRGSRVGAGPMGEAERGEAAPRQTVTYFCSHDHRSVVTFAIEAAAPDSWDCPKCGLPASLDSENPPPAPKIEPYKTHLAYVKERRSETEAADILDEAVALLRSRRKAGEIIF from the coding sequence GTGGCTGGTGGTGGAAACGCGATCCGCGGTAGTCGGGTCGGCGCCGGACCGATGGGGGAGGCCGAGCGTGGAGAGGCGGCGCCCCGGCAGACGGTGACCTACTTCTGCAGCCACGACCACCGCTCGGTGGTCACCTTCGCGATCGAGGCCGCCGCGCCCGACTCGTGGGACTGCCCCAAGTGCGGCCTGCCGGCGAGCCTCGACTCCGAGAACCCGCCCCCGGCGCCGAAGATCGAGCCCTACAAGACGCACCTCGCCTACGTGAAGGAGCGTCGCAGCGAGACCGAGGCGGCCGACATCCTCGACGAGGCCGTCGCCCTCCTGCGCAGCCGCCGCAAGGCCGGCGAGATCATCTTCTGA
- the secG gene encoding preprotein translocase subunit SecG — protein MIPLFTVLLVITSAIMILLVLLHKGRGGGLSDMFGGGVSSSLGGSSVAERNLDRFTIGVGVIWFACIVALGLLKAYSGA, from the coding sequence GTGATTCCGCTCTTCACCGTCCTGCTGGTCATCACCAGCGCGATCATGATCCTGCTGGTGCTGCTCCACAAGGGCCGCGGTGGTGGCCTGTCCGACATGTTCGGCGGCGGCGTCTCCAGCAGCCTGGGCGGATCCTCGGTGGCGGAGCGCAACCTCGACCGCTTCACGATCGGCGTCGGCGTCATCTGGTTCGCCTGCATCGTCGCCCTGGGCCTGCTCAAGGCCTACAGCGGCGCCTGA